The DNA window AAACGATCCGGCCTCAATCGCCAGAGGAATTTTAAACTCTGCTGAATTTGAGGGGTTAATTTTAAACCCAGCAATGGAAAATCAATTTCAAATCAGTCGTGACGACCTTGAGGCAATGTTAATTGTTGCTAAAATCTCAGGAGAGTCGATCTGGAAGAAACTTTTCAGCCTACGCAAGGATTAAAGCGAGTCGTCCTTTGTACCTTTGTCAGCACATCCTCGGCCTTGCCACCTACTAGCTACCCATGGCAATTAAGATAAGGAAAGCAGATAAATCCTCGTCATTTCGAGCGAAAAGAAGTGACGTCGAGAAATCTCCAAATTCTCCAGCAAAAGCAATTGGAGATCTCTCCACTTCGCTCTTCGCCGTAAACATACACGGCTCAGAGCTTCGGTCGAGATGACGGCGAAAAAACCCTGATCTTAATGGCTGCCGTGACTAGCTACCAGTAATGCGGCGCGGGCTGCTCAAAAAAAAGATAGCACTGCACTTTCTCCAAACCTCTCTCCTCCCAAAGACTCGGCCACCCACAGCATTAATTCCAACTAGCTATTTTGCTATAATTATTTGCGTTCAAAGTATCTTTAGTAGAGCGTAGAGTGGAGACCTCGGCGTGAGCTCGGTCGAACGCTTGGTGGAAATTTTTCGAGGGCCTACGCAGGCCAGTAGTAGTTTGTTCAATTTATCATTGAAGTTAGCATGGCCGAGTACGACCGAGGAAAATTTTCAGCAAGAGCACTCGGAGCGTGTAGCAAAGGGAAAATAGAGGTCAATATATGACTCTAGACACAAGCAGATTTACACATCTAGCGCTGTCATCTTGAGAGAAACACCCAAAAACAGCGCTATTTCCTAAACCACGGCAATAAACCAGCAAAAACCCCCTGATGCTGCGGCTGGCTTAGATTATTCTCCGCAAGCTTACGAATCGTCTCATTACTAGTTAGGATTAACATTTGATCGCGGTCAATCCGCGCTTCAAGTTTTTCCAAACGACTACGCAACCAATCACGCTCTTCCTTGAGCGATCTAATTTCAGAGAGCAGTCGCTTATTAATCGCCACAAGTTCATAGGTGCCAGCAAAATGATTTTCTCGAGTGGGCCGGTCGCTTACTTGATCGTTACTGTCTTCAAATTCGATTTCAATATCAAAACCCTGATCAGCCTCGGCATGATTGGACTCAACTGTAGGCTCAAGAATTTGCGAATCCCGTTCCTCGGCTAATCGAACCTGCTCGGCTTTGGACTGAGAAGTTTGTGGCGGCTCAGTGATTAAGCCAAACAAGTCACGTACGTCTTGTTGCTTGAGTTGCTTGGCTTGCCCCTCGAGTTGATATGTCTCGAGTAAACCAAAATTTACAAATTGCCGTACAGTTTCCTCAGAAACATTTGCCCAGCTCGACACTTCAGAAATTGATAGATATTCAGCCATATTATCAAACGACCCTATTTTATGTTGCTTATAGCGGTAATTTAATCTTCATCCAAGTTATCTTTCTACTTGTACAACTTTCTTACTTCAGCTAAGAAGAATAAATCTGCGCATCAGCGTGCGTGCAAATGTTGATTAGGGGGGTAATATGGTTCAAGCTGAATATACTGCATCAGAAATGCGTGAAATCCTGCGTCGTCTTTTTCCAGAACGTCGCTTGGTATTATCGCAGTTTACGTTTTTCAATCACTCTGGGATTACTAAACCGAGCGGGCTTTCCTATAAGCGTGGAAGGCGTTGCTTCTGCCTCGTAGACATTTTGCCGATTGCAGTGGTTTTAACGCTTAAGGAGCAAGGCATTCCGCTGAAGAATGCTAACCGGGTGCCGCTGCTTGTACAAGAGAAGGCTCAAGAAATACTTAGCTTTAATCAAACCTACCGCCTCACAGGCTTTGGGTCACATCTCTGCTTAACAACATTAGCTGACCCTCAGCCGAATATCCCACTTGAATATTTCTTAAACGAAACTAAGGGTGACACCCTCTTTTGGGGACTAGATTTAAGCGCTGTAGCCCAAAACCTCTTACGTGCGATTAATGGCGAAACTATTATCAGTGAAGCCTTCGTTGATGACTTAGAACTAGTCGCAGCATAAATTTACCCCGCACAACGAGAAAAGGCCCCGTGAGTTTTACTCACGGGGCCTTTTTTTATGGTAGTAATTAATTTAGCTAACTAAATTAATTAGTCTTGGCTGGAGGTAATTCAGCTTCAACTTTGGCAATTTCTTGACCACTACCTTGGACTGTAAATTGCACGCGACGGTTTACGGCACGAGCCCAATCATCTTGCTCAGCAAGAACTGGGCGAGTTTTACCATAGCTCATTGGCGCCATACGTGCTGGGTCAATTCCAAGCTCAGATAATTCTTTAATCACTGCCTCAGCGCGCTGCATTGCAAGCTGGTTGTTATATTCGTCTGTGCCTTTAAAATCAGCATGTCCTTCAACTTCAATTTTCAAATCAGGAACAGCAGACAAAAGCTGACTGATTTGTCGGACTCGGCCACGGCCAAGATCATTAAGTGTAGCTTTACTGAAATCGAAATTTACATCCGGGATAAAAACTTGTCGGTCTGCACAATTCCCACCTACGCAACCTGTATTCATTGCCTCTGCGCCTGATGCAATTTCAGCTGCTGTGCGCTCTTCAGGACGAATTCCAGACATCGGGAGAATCTGTTTACAATTAGGGATATTTTCCGCACCGGTGATGCAGAACGGCTCGCCCTTATAATCAAATGGCTCGCGGTAGCCAAATACGCTGCGCGTAACACGAGTTGAGCTCATCAAATAACTAAATGGGCGGAACACGGCTTCGCGTGCAACCCATCCGATCGGATGAAGCGCATAGCCAACGATGCGTAAAGGATGTGACTCGCTTTCACGCCATTGTGGTTGTGGGTAATAATTCCAAAGGCCATTGTCTTTTGGATAAAGATCCTGCGCGCTAGCGCTACTGACGATACCCATCAATCCTAAGGCTGCTACTAATGATAAGCCACGATATTTCATACCGATTTGCCTCTCCTACATGAAACTAATTTTAAGAACTGCATCAATCCAAAACATTATAGGACAAATGCGTATTAGTGACGACTATTTTTTCCAAGCGCTAGTGTCAAGTGAAAACGCGTTAAACGCATTGAACTAATGGTCATTTAGAGTAATTCACAATTCTATCTAAATAAATTGTGGATTACTCTAAGGAGCCCTTGCAAAGCGCTCACAGAAACTGAAACGCCGATTTAGTCTCCGTAATATTGCGTAAAGATTCATCTTTACGCAACCAGATATAATCAAAGCGGTTCTTAGATATTCTTGTGTCTCGTCTTAAGCGAGGCCTTTTGTTGCTACATAAAAAAATTAAACGCTTTAAGACCAGATTAGCGGATTTAGGTGCATTTTTATATGAAAATAGTTATTTATCAATCGCTAAGGGCAGTTTTCTCATCAAAATATGTAGAATAGCGATATATAGTATTACGGGAAAATGCAGCCAAACCAGAATCAGCTTCGCACAAAACAATTTACCAAAATTCTAATTTTGGCAGTTGGACTGTACGCATTAAGCTCGATTTGGATGACCACGGCGACACGTTATCATTCAGATTTTTTTATCCACGGTCGCGGATTACCAATTTATGCTGCAGCGTTTTTCCTGCCCTTTTATCCCGCAGTAATTTTTTCAATCCTGATCAGTCTCTTTGCAGTCTATCTTGGCTTTCCACCGGTAGAGTCAATTAGAATTTGCCTGTTTACAATTTTACTCGCAGTCATCGCGCGACATAAGCGCGCGCTTTCCCCAGTGATGTTTTTGTCGATGCTCTGGGCGCTTTGGGAATGTAGCTTACTACTGGGATCAAATGTATTTCAGATCAGCGGACTTCCGACCTGGAGCTTCGAACGCTTTACAGCTTTAACAATCGAAATCACCGGAGTGCTCTTGATTAGCTTACTACGTATCGCTCCAGCTTTACGTCAGAGTATGACGGCAAAGCTTCCGGCAGTAGAGAGCTTAACGCTCTATACCGACCTCGCAGCACTAGCAACATTTAGCTGTAGCGCACTGGCGCTTTATTCGATTGTCAAAACTAGCGGCCAAAGCCCTGAGGAGATTATTCTACGGCTTGGTTCGGACAAGCAGGCAGCGCTATTATTAATGGGGTCTCTGGTGCTGCTACCAACAGTGCTCGGCGCAATTGGCTCATTAGCGATCCGACGTTTTGCAGGAAGTTTAGAAAATTTAGCACAGTCTGACCCGCGCATCGGACTACATCATGCGGCAACAGTAATTCGCGAATTCCGTGATAGTTATGCGCTCGTCAGGGAGTCGCTAGCCAAGCTTCATTCCGATTTGCGCTACGCACAGCGCACGATCAAAGAACTCGATCACGCTAAAGACGCTCAAGAAAACGAAGTGCGCCGGCGCGAATCAACGAGTCGTAACCTCATGCGCATTCTTGATCACTCAGCCGTCGGCGCAATTTCCTTAACTGCTCAAGGTACAATTATTACGATTAATTCGAAAATGCAGTCCCTGCTTGGACTTGAAGGCCACAGTCCGATTGGACAACAATTTTCAAGTATTCAGTTTAATACTCCCTGGGGAAAGGAAATTAGCGAGCTTTTAGTCAATGCCTGTCGTGACCCACATCAGCTACTCGGGAGTGAACCAATCCGACATTATTGCACACCGCGCGAGAATTTGATCCTTAAACTCGAATTAAGTGCGCAATCCTCTGCTGAGTTCAAAAATCACCAGAGCTATCAAATTCCCACAAGCGAACTTGCCGTGGTGCTACTAGCCTATGAGCAAGCAGATCTGCGGCAATTTTACTTGCATTTACTGGCTGGAGAAGAAGCTAAGGCCGAGCAGAAGGCGGTCAAATTCGACATCGGGTTTTTTCTTAATGCCGGCGTAAAATTCCTCTATGAATCGCTAGCGCTTGATGAAATCGCCCCTTTTGCCTGCGAAGGCAAGCAACCGCTAGTAGAAATTCCACCGCACAAATTTTATCAATTACTTGCAAAAACTTTGCACACTGTAGAGCAAATGCTACCGCACACATCCGAGTTAAAATTCGAAATCGCCACTGAGGCAATTGACGAAAGAACAGCTTCGCTCCTTCCTGGCTCACATGCAGGAATCTTTGCACGCTTTTGTATTTCGCACGAAGGTGTGAGCGTCACCTCACAAATGCTTTCTTCACGCACACATGCTGCGCAAAGTGAGCTCGAACTTGCCTGTCAAAAACTAACAACGCTTGTGCGTCAAATCGGGGGCTTTGTCTCGATTCAAAGTAGCCAGTTACGCGGCACTGCCTTAACTGTCTATGTTCCGCAGATGCATGATGCTGTCTTGCGTCCGGCTGAGAAAAAGCCAGCAAAAGCTAGTGACTCCACAGCGCCAACTTCACAAACTGACCCAACAGAAGAAAATACAGGACCAAGTGTCTTACTTGTGACCGGATCATCAAGTATCGATCAGCAAATTGTCGAACTCATGAACGCCCTCACCGGAGATCTCTCAATTAAGTCGCTGCATCAAATCGAAGCTGAATTAAACACTGAACTCTTTGGCTCAGGAGCAGGTTTTGCTGAAGCAACAGGAGAGCATCAAGCTGGAAGCTCTGTGACGGTGCATGTTGATGCGCTTGTAGTTACAGTCGAAAAGACGACAACTGAGATTTTGGATTTAGTTAAAACTTTAAAATCAGAACATCAGGCCACAACGACATTACTGATTCTGGCAACTGATGAGGACGGCGAAGAGGCAATTAACCAAGGTTTTACAATTCTCCACCAACCGGTTGAACTTGAAGTCTTAAAACGAGCGCTAAAGATTTGAGCGCAGTCCGGGTCGCGGGCTACTCCTTTCTATAAGCCTCAATCCCACCAGTTAAATTCTTTAAGCCCGAAATTTGTTGGGCGCTTAGCCATTCGATTGCTTTCTGGCTGCGTTTGCCTGAGCGGCAGTAAACTATGCATTCAGCTGCTGAATTATTAATAAGCTGCTTTAATTCATCAATACGCTCCGCAAGTTCATCCAAAGGAAAAAGATGCGCTCCAGGGATATTAATTTTTTGATATTCGTCGAGTTGACGCACATCGATTAAAATTACTGGG is part of the bacterium genome and encodes:
- a CDS encoding OmpA family protein, translated to MKYRGLSLVAALGLMGIVSSASAQDLYPKDNGLWNYYPQPQWRESESHPLRIVGYALHPIGWVAREAVFRPFSYLMSSTRVTRSVFGYREPFDYKGEPFCITGAENIPNCKQILPMSGIRPEERTAAEIASGAEAMNTGCVGGNCADRQVFIPDVNFDFSKATLNDLGRGRVRQISQLLSAVPDLKIEVEGHADFKGTDEYNNQLAMQRAEAVIKELSELGIDPARMAPMSYGKTRPVLAEQDDWARAVNRRVQFTVQGSGQEIAKVEAELPPAKTN
- a CDS encoding rhodanese-like domain-containing protein; the protein is MNLQTIEPRELKAKLSAGSPVILIDVRQLDEYQKINIPGAHLFPLDELAERIDELKQLINNSAAECIVYCRSGKRSQKAIEWLSAQQISGLKNLTGGIEAYRKE